The Amycolatopsis coloradensis sequence GCCGTACGCGGGGGAGACCTCGATACCGCGCGGACCCTCAACGCCGCACTGCTTCCCCTGGCCGACGCGGTCATGCGCACCTCTCAGGGGGCGATCATGGCCAAGGCCGCGTTGGCCGATCTCGGGATCATCCCGCACGCGACGGTGCGACTCCCACTGCTCGAATCGCCACCCGAGCACCTGCGACGGCTCAGGCACGCCATGGCGCTCTCGGCACCGGCGCCCTCGTGAGTGGGTGAGGCCAAGGGTGTCTTGGCCACCTACGTGATTCCGGCTGCGGTCGACTCCCGCGCCTTCATGTACTTGGACGGGCAGGGTCGAAGACACGGCGAAGCCCCCGCGGAGGGAGGTCGCGGGGGCTTCGCCGATTCGTGGTGGGGCTAGCTACTTGTGCCGTGCGTCAGGCGGACCGGGTGGTCCTGCGTCCCTTCAGCTCGGCGAGACGTTCGTTGAGCAGATCTTCGAGCTCCGGGATCGAACGACGCTCCAGGAGCATGTCCCAGTGCGTCCTCGGGGGCTTGACCTTCTTCTGCTCCGGCTGCCCGCCGTCCACGATCTCGGACTCGCTGCCGTGCAGCCTGCACTCCCACACCGAGGGGATCTCGGCGTCGTCGGAGAAGGGCACCTCGAACTCGTGGTTCTTGGGGCAGGCGTAGCGCACGGTGCGCCGAGGCGCGAGGTCGTGGTTGCGGTCGGTCTCGTAGCTGACCGCTCCCAGCCGGCTTCCACGGAGAACACGGTCGGCCATGATGGGGGTCCTTTCAGTCAGCTCCGGGTGGAGCCAGGGTGATGCTCACCCTATGCAACGACAATGAGGGCCAGAGGATTCCCTGGACAGCATGTCCTTGCTCACGATGAGCTGTGTCACCCGGTGGCAACAGCTTCTCCTAGTAGGAGTGGTTTCGCGCTCTGGCGTGACGTCAATACGGCCATCTTGGTGCGGATATCCCCCAGATGGGCTAGTAGTACGCCTGTCACGTCAACCGTAACTGACCGTGTTGGGCCGAGGTGGGCCCCAGGTCGCCCAGTCGAAAGTGGCGTCGGCACAATACCTGATAACGGACCGTATTCGGCTCGCCCTCAGAACGTGATGCCGATGAAGTTTCAACGACCATCTGTTCGGTATCCGCCACCACCACGGTGTCCCCGGCCCGCAGCACTTCGCCGTCGGACACCCGCGCGTTGAACCGCCCCGTCTGCCCGCACCAGCACAGCACCTCGACCTGAACCGGCTGCAACTCGTCCGCCAGCTCGAACAACCGCGCCGCACCCGGGAACAACACACTCCGGAAATCCGTCGCGATCCCGAAGCAGTACACGTCGATCTGAACGTCATCCGCCAGTTCGGCCAGCTGATCCACCTGATCGGGCGACAAGAACTGCGCCTCGTCGACGATCAGGTAATCCACATGCCGCCCGGCCGCCCACTGCTCACGCACCAGCAACCGCAGATCGGTCTCGTTCCCCACCTCGATCGCCTTGCGCGTCAATCCGATCCGGCTCGTGATCTGCGGCTCCCCGGACCGGTCATGCCGCACCAGCACCATCCCACGACGACCCTGCCGCGCGTGGTTGTGGTCGATCTGCAAAGCCAGCGTCGACTTCCCGCAGTCCATCGGCCCGTAACAGAACTTCAGCTTCCCGACGACCGGCACACCCCGCCGTGAACCCGCCACCGGCACCGACGACAACGCGTCCGTGGGATCCGGGCCACTCTCCTTCAGTACGGTCACGACGCCCGACCCTATCGGCACGCTCCGCCCTCACAGCACCGCCGGTGGTCGGTTGCCCGCCGCCTCGATCGCCCGGCGCACCGGCACCAGCCACACGAACACGAAACCGAGCACGAAGAAGATCACCAGAGCGATGATCGCGTACCGGAACGAGCCGGTGATCTGCCCGACCGCCGCGAACAACAGCGGACCGAGCCACGACGTCCCCCGCTCACCGACCACGTACAGCGAGAAGTACTGCGCGTCCTTCCCTTCCGGGATCATCTGCCCGAACAACGACCGCGACAACGCGTTCGTTCCGCCCAGCACCAGCCCGATCCCGACCGCCACCGCGTAGAACTGCAGCGGTTGGCCGGACTGGATGAAGAACGCGAAGCACAGCACAGCCACCCAGGCCACCAAACTGCCCAGAATCGTCTTCTTCGCCCCGATCCGCGCCGCGATCGCCCCGTGGATCATCGCCCCGGCGTACGCCAGGAACTGGATCACCAGGATCGTGACGATGAGCACCTGGGTGCTGTACTTCAGCTCGTCCTTGCCGTACTGCGCCGACACCGCCACCACCGTCGTGATCCCGTCGGTGAAGACCAGATAGCTGCCGAGGAACGCCAGCGTCAGGGGATAGGCCCGCGCGTCCTTGATCGTCCGCTTCAGCTCCTTGAACCCGGCCGTCAACACCGACAGGCCCCGCTCACCCGACTTCGGTACGTGAGTCTGGGGGAGCGCCCGCACCGCCGGGATCGTGAACACCGCCCACCAGATCCCCGACGTCAGGAAGCAGATCCGGACGGCGAGCGACTCGCTCACCCCGAAAGCCTCGTGCCCGAGGAAGAAGCCGAGCTGCAGCGCCAGCGCCAGACCACCGCCGAGATACCCGAAGGCCCAACCCTTCGACGACACCGCGTCCCGCTCGTCAGGCTCCGCGATGTCCACCAGGAACGAGTAGTAGACGACCAGCGCACCGCCGTAACCGATGTTGGCCAGGATGAACGTCCAGACCCCGACCTCCCAGTTCGTCCCCGCGATGAAGAACATAAGCGCCGACGCCACCGCGCCCAGGAACGCGAACCCACCGAGGATCCGCCGCTTGTGCCTGCTTCGGTCCGCGATCGCGCCGGCGATCGGCAGCACCAGCACCTGCGTCACCGTCGCGATCGACAGCAGATACCCCCACAACGAACCCGCGGGGAACTCGAGCCCGAACAACGAGACGTCGCAGTTCTGCAGCGTGCTCGAAGCTCCACTCGAATCGGTGCACGCCCTGTCCCCGTTAAGGGTGAAATTCGCCTTCGCGTCCGCGGACGCGACTTCACTCAAATAGAGCGCTCCGAAGACGGTGATCACCGACGAATAGAACGGCGAATTGGCCCAGTCGTAGAGGTACCAAGCCCGCCACACCCGCTTGCGTTCACGGGTCACGGCCACCGTCATGCACTGCTCCTGAAGTCGAGAACGTCGAGGTCAGCGGGAGACTACTGGTGATCACACCCGCCTGTCCGGCGCGAGTCCGGACCGTGTTCGTTTCGACGCGGGACGAACCCTTCCCGGCCATCGTCGGCGTGTCGCTGCCACGATCCCCGTGTGTTTCATGTGAGGCTGGTGAGCGATCTGTGACTCTTGTGAAGCACGGGACTGATACTTACTGTTCCGCTCATGAGGACCCATCGCCTTCGCACAGCACACCGCGTAGTGGCGAGAACGCTCCTGCTCGCCCTCGCCGTGACGGGCCTGCAGATCGCCACCACCGGATCCGCCGCCGCGGATCCCCACGGCTCCCACTGGGCCAAGCTCCGCATGTGTGAATCGAGCGGGCGCTACAACATCAACACCGGCAACGGCTACTACGGCGCCTACCAGTTCGACCTGCCCACCTGGCGCAGCGTCGGCGGCCAAGGGCGACCCGACCAGGCCACCCCCCGCGAGCAGGACTACCGGGCCCTCTACCTCTACCGCATGCGCGGCTGGCAACCCTGGGAATGCGCCGGCAAACTCGGCTTCCGCAACGACAGCGACGGCCGCAGCAAACGCGTCCCGTCCTATGCCGACTCCGCCTACATCGGCGGGGGAGGACAACCCGCCCCGCCGCCTGCGCCCAAACCGAAGCCCACCCCGCCCGCACCGCCCGGCGGACCCAAACCCGCCTGGCCCGGCGTCGTCTACGCCTACGGCGACTGCGCGCCACCACTGAAGCAGTTCCAGCTGCGGATGAACGCCTTCGGCTACGGCTTCACCGGCACAGGCTGCTACTACGACAAAACCCGCGAAGCCGTCCTCGCCCTCCAGCGAGCCAACGGCATCAACGACTCAGGACGGCTCGGCCCCAAGACCTGGGACGCCGCCTGGAACGGAAAAGCACCCCGATGACGCCCCGCGTTTAGTCCTCTAAATGCGCTTACAACGCATTTAGAGGACTAAACGCGGATCAGGAAGGCCAAACGCCGCGTTCCCGAAGAACGTCACGCAGCAGATCCGGCCGGTCCGTCACGATCCCGTGCACCCCGAGATCCAGCAACAGCCGCATCTCCGCCGGATCGTCCACCGTCCACGTGTGGACCTCGAAACCCCCACGCGTCGCCTGCCGCAGGAACGCCCGGTCCACCACCTTCAACCGCCCCTGCCGCACCGGCACCTGCGCCATCGCACCCCGTGACAAGGCACGCAACGACACCAGCGGCAAGAACCCGTTCGCCCACATCACCGCCACCGAACGCGGCCCCATCGCGGTGACCAGCTTCGGTCCCGCCAGCTTCCGGATCCGCGCCAGCCGCGCGTCGGAGAACGACGCCGCCGCGACCCGGTCGTATGCCCCGGTCCGCTCGATCGCCCGCACGAAGGGCCCCACCGCCTCGTTCGACTTCACATCGATGTTGAACCGCGCCTCCGGCAGCTCCTCGAGGACGTCCTCCAGCCGCGACAACGGCGCACGGCCACCGACCTTGACCGTTCGCAACTGGGCCCACGTCTGCCGGGAGATCAACCCCGCGCCGTCCGTCGTCCGGTCCAACGACGCGTCGTGATGAACGACCACCACACCATCCGACGTCGCGTGCACATCCGTCTCCAGGTAGCGATAACCCTCCGTCACCGCCTGCTGGAAGGCAGGCAACGAGTTCTCCAGTCCTTCCAGGTCACCGAGGTGCCAGCCCCGATGGGCGAAGGCACGCGGGAGCGGGTCGGCGAGGTATGGAAACGGTTTCGGCACCCCACTAGTGTGCACTTTGGTCGTGGCCTCGGCATGATCGTCGGATGGCCAGCTAGGGTCTGATCCGTGAGGGAAGTGGCCGAACACCCGAAGACATCCGCCGAAGAGGTGTCCGAGCTCCGCCGCGCGGGGGTACCCAAACACTGCGGATGGTGCGGGCGGCGGCTCGAACAAGGCGGCAACGTCGGCAGGCGCCGCCGCTACTGTGGACAATCCTGCCGCCAGCGCGCTTACGAACGCCGCACCGCCCTCCAACGCAGCGGCCTCCCCGAAGACGCCGTCGTCGCCTCGGCATGATCGTCGGATGGCCAGCTAGGGTCTGATCCGTGAGGGAAGTGGCCGAACACCCGAAGACATCCGCCGAAGAGGTGTCCGAGCTCCGCCGCGCGGGGGTACCCAAACACTGCGGATGGTGCGGGCGGCGGCTCGAACAAGGCGGCAACGTCGGCAGGCGCCGCCGCTACTGTGGACAATCCTGCCGCCAGCGCGCTTACGAACGCCGCACCGCCCTCCAACGCAGCGGCCTCCCCGAAGACGCCGTCGTCCTCTCCGACACCGAGATCGCCACCCTGCAGGACAGGCTCTTCCAACTCCGCTGCGCCGCCGAAGACGTCGTCACCGCGGCCGACGACGGCGCTTCCGTCGCCGAACTCCGTGGCCTCGCCGGCGAGATCGCCCAAGCCGCCAAGGACCTCGAACAACTCCGCTGAGCTACACGATCCCGTCCAGCGCCCGGTACGTCCGGTTGCTCGCGGCCGCCGCACGCTGCTCACGTCCGGTCGCCTCGATGTAGTTCTGGCTGGTCGCGAGGCTCGCGTGCCCCAGCAAAGCCATGATCTCGGACGCCGTCGCGCCGTCCTCCGCCAGCCTTGTCGCGAAGGTGTGCCGCAACGCGTGGAGGTTCGCCCCGACCGGCACGCGGTCGTGCAGGCCTGCCCACCGATAGCAGGATTTGACGAGGTACTCGAGCGCGCCGCGGCCGATCGGCTCGCCCGCACGATCCCGGAGGAGGGGAGTGGAGGGCCCGAACCGTTGCTGCGGGAACCGCCGACGACAGGAGGCCAGGTACTCCTCGATGATCTTCTCCATGATCGGCTGCACCGGGATCGACCGGTCGCGGCTTCCCTTGCCATGGACGTGCAGCCGCATCTCGCCCTGACGGCCGACCAGCGATCGCGCCGTCAGGGCCCGCATCTCGGCGGCACGCAGCCCGGCGACCAGCCCCAGCGCGATCACCAAGACGTCCCGCTCCGGCCATGGATCTCGCGTCCGGCGCGAGCCGTCGGCGGCGGCGGCGAGCAGCTGCTCCGGGGTTTCCTCACCGCGCAACGGTTTCGGCGTCAGCGGAGGCGCCTTCGGCCGGGCGACCGCGCCCATCGGATTGCCCGCGAGCAACCCGTCGGACACGCAGAAGGTGAGGAACTGATTCCAGGTCGACCAGGCACGGAGCACCGAACTCTTCGCGTGGGTGTCCGCGAAGGCACCGAAGGCGTTGCGGAGCGCCTGGGCGGTGAGCATCTCGACAGTGAGTTCGTCAGGGGAGCGGTCCAGCTCGCGGAGTAGAAGTGCGGTGATGCCGGCGAGGTCGCGGCGGTAGGCGTCGGTGGTGTGAGGAGAATCCTTACGGGGACGACGTGCGGCGAAAAAGGCTTGCTGTGCCTCGGAAACCCTCATGAACATCTTGTACCGCATGGCACCGACAGTCTTACACTCGGTTATATTCTATTTCATGCATAATAGTGATTATGCATGAAACGGAGTGATGGGTCCGGAGACCCCTCGCGGGGGATCCCGGTTCGCCCGCCGCTCTCCGGGGTGTCATGAAAGGGTTATTCAGGATGAAAAACGTCAGGAACGACCCTTTTATGACACGTGGGCCACCTGGGCGGCGCTTGGGTCCGAGTCGTCGCCAGACTGGACGACTCGACAAGATCCAACCGTGCCTGACGCCTCCATTGATCATCAACGGCTCCGTGAGACCCGCATCGATTCGTCACTGTGACGTATTGGGGCTGGGTGATCGGACCTCCGTTTCGCGTCGCCGGGGGTGCCATGGGTCGCCTCAGGAGATCTGTGGCGACCCGGTTCAGGGCGAGCCAAAGGGAGCCATGCCCGCATCAGGCGCGGCGAAGGGCGCTTTCGCTGCATGACATGCGACGAAGGACCCCTTCGCGCCTGCATCGAGGCCCCTCTCGACCATCGTTATCCAGGTCAGCAAAAGTGCCGATAATGTACATTATGTCAAGTAAGCGCTCGGAACCCTTGCGCGGCCGCTCGGACTGCCGGCGCAGCTGACTGATGCACGATTTGAGCCGTTCTAGGGCTCGCGTGAGCTGACGAGCCGGATCCTGACCTGATGATTATGGTCGGCATGGCCCATGACCTCGCCGACGACAGTGTCTCCGGCAGCCGGCAGTGACGCTTCACGCGGCATCGACGTCACCTCGGCCAAGCCGACCGCGTCGGGCACACCATCGATCCGCACGAACACACCGAAAGGCTGGCGTCCGATCACCTCGCCTGCGACCGACGTCCCGAGAGGCAATGCCTCGATCGTTGCCGTCCACGCCTCACGGGCCCGCTCCGCGAGACGTTCACCATCTGCAGGCCAGCAGTACTTGGTCTCGAGAATCAGTCGGCATGTCCAACACGATGGGCCGTGGTTCGATGCCCTGGTGATTCCACCCGAAGCCGACCTTGCAGACGCGTTGACCACGGCCACTCGTGCAGCCGTCGCCGACCTGTTCCGCGACAACCCCGGCCACACGTTCTACTACATCACGCTGACCACGCCCGGCGAAGCGTTCGGCCCGGCGTTGTCGGCGTGGTCGCACGAGGCGCTGGTACAGCGACCAGACGCCGAGGATGTCCGCTACTTCTACGCCGATTCACCGTTTTCGATTGTTGGCGAGGAACATCTGAAGCCGGTCCGCGAGCTGTTCGCCGCCCGGCCGGAGGTGTTCGACATCGCCGATGACGATGCCTCCGACGCGGAGTTCGATCTTCGGCTTCGTGTGGTGGAGACGGCGCTGCGCAGGCTCTCTGACGAGGGGCTGTTCGGTGTCGGCGAAGCTCGCGAGAACGTGCTGGTTCTGGCCGAGGTCGTTCCTGACGACGAGGAGAACGTCGCCCGCGCTCGTCGGCTCAACCCGCCCGGGCCGGCGTTGAACGCTTGGCTGGCCTACTGGGCCTGAATCCTGCGTCGAATACCCGCCACAGCAGGCGATGGAGTTCTACCGGCAGGTGCTCGGCGGCAAGCTGGAGATCGGCACTATCGCGGACTTCGGTTCACCGGACTCCCCCAACGCCGACAAGGTCATACACGCCCAACTCGACACCCCGCACGGATACACGCTGATGGCTTGCGACGTTGACGGCCAGGTCGAGGACGTGCCGCACTCCCCTGGCAACAACGTCGCGGTCTACCTCGGTGGCGACGGCGAACTCCGCGGCCATTTCGAGAAGTTGTCCGTCGGCGGCGCGGTGACCATGCCTCTGGAGAAGCAGGTGTGGGGCGACGAGGCCGGCGCGCTGGTGGACAAGTTCGGGATCACTTGGATGGTCAACATCGCCAACGCTACTTCGCGTCGGGCGGGACCAGACGCCGGGTGATCCGGTCGAACAGTCCCACTAGTGGCTCACTGCGTCCCTGCCGAACTTTGTCAGCGGTCGTTCGCCGATTGGGCCGCGAGGGACGTCGCCGCGTTCCGCTGAGGGGCTCGCGCTAGGGTCGTCCTCCGGAAGCGAACCTGGGGGTTGCCGAAATGTCCGAGAGCGCGGCTGTGCGTGTCGATCCGTCGAACGAGCGGATGTTGATGGCGTGGGACGGTGACGACGGCGCTCTTTGGGCGAAGCGCGCGCAGCGTTTCAACGACGGCGTCGCTGCTTATCGCGACACGTTCTTCGCCGCGGCCGGCATCAGGCCGACCGACCACGTCCTCGATGTCGGTTGCGGTGCGGGTCAGACGACGCGGGACGCGGCGCGGTTCGCCAGTGACGGTTCCGCGCTGGGTGTCGACCTCTCCGGTGAGATGCTGGTTCTCGCTCGTCGGCTCGCCGAGGAGGAAGGCGTTCCCAACGTCTCTTTCGCACAGGTGGACGCGCAGATCCATCCGTTCGCCGAGGCGCGGTTCGATGTGGTGATCAGCAGGCATGGATCGATGTTCTTCGGTACTCCCCTGGCCGCGTTCTCCAACTTGGCCAGGGCGACCCGGCCTGGTGGCCGTGTGGTCCTGCTGACGTGGCAGCCGTTGCGGCTCAACGAGTGGATCACCACGTTCCGGACGATCTTCGCGGCGGGTCGTGCGGTGCCGTCGTCGGATCTCGCGCTGAGCGACCCGGCCGAGACCGAGAGATTGCTGGTGTCGGCCGGGTACTCCGACGTCCGGTGTACCGCGGTGAACAAGCCGATGTACTTCGGCCGCGACGTGGATGATGCGGCCGAGTTCATCGTCGAGCAGCATGGTGGCCGGTTGAGCGACCTGGATGAGGCCGCTCGCGCCGCGGCTGTGGATGCCTTGCGAGCCGATCTCGCCGAGCACCAGACCGACCGAGGCGTTTTCTACGGCTCGGCGGCCTGGCTCGTCGAGGCTCGGCGTCCTTGAGCTACTGCTTGCGGGCGATCAAGTAGGCCTGTGGCGTGCTTTCGAATTCCTCGGACGGCTCACGGACGAGGGTGGAGAGCACGCTGAACTTCGCCTCCCCCAGCTGTTCGGTGATCTTCTCGGGTGGCAGGCGGTAGGCGTCGCAGGTGATGTCGTGCCCGTACGCGTGTTCGATGTGGCGTATTTCGTCGCCGACCTGGAAGGCCACGAGCAGGTGGCCGCCCGGGGCGAGGATCCGGTGGAAGTCGGCGAAGATCTCCGGTAGCCGCTCTCGCGGTGTGTGGATGATGGAGTACCACGCGACGACGCCGGCCAATGCACCGTCCTCAATGGACAAGCCGGGCATCTCCCCGACCTGGAAGTCCAGGTGCGGATACGATTTGCGGGCGACGGCGACCATCTCCGGCGAGAGGTCGACGCCATGGATGTCGAGGCCCAGCTGGTGGAGGTACTCGGTGATGCGGCCGGGTCCGCAGCCGATTTCGGCGACGCGGCCGCCGCCGGCGGCCTGGACGAGTTCGGCGTAGGCACCGAGCACGGCCCGGTCCCAGGTGGAGCCGGCGAGGTGGTCGCGGAGGAGTTCGGCGTAGTCGGCCGCGACCGTGTCGTAGGCGGTGCGGGTGGTTTGGAGGTAGTCGGTCACGGCGGCGACCCTAGACCCGAGCACCGACAACAATCGTCGCGTACAGCGCTTCGTCGGTGACCACTTCGGGGATCAATCCGTTGTGTGCCATGGCTTCCGCGGTGCTCACGGCCTGGCTTTCGCCGGTTTCGATCAGCAGGTGCCCGCCTGGTGCGAGCCATTGTGGGGCTTCGGCGGCGACGCGGCGGTGGACGTCGACCCCGTCGTGCCCGCCGTCGAGGGCGACGCGGGGTTCGTGGTCGCGTGCTTCGGGCGGCATCATCGCGATGGCGTCGGTGGGGACGTACGGGGCGTTGACGACCAGGATGTCGACGCGGCCCCGTAGCGTCGAGGGTAGTGGTGTGTAGAGGTCGCCTTCGAAGACCTCTCCCCTGGCTTGGGCGACGTTGATGCGGGCGCAGCGGACTGCGGCGGGCTCGATGTCGGCCGCGTAGAGCCGGATGTCGCCGAGTTCGGCGGCGATGGCGGCGCCGAGCGCGCCGGTGCCGCAGCAGAGGTCGAGGACGACCGCTTCTGGTCCGGCGAGGGTGACGGCGTGGCGGACGAGGAGTTCTGATCGTTGCCGTGGCACGAAGACGCCGGGTTCGACGGTGATGCGCAGTCCGTGGAATTCCGCCCAGCCGAGGATGACTTCGAGCGGTTCGCCGTCGATGCGGCGCTGGACCATGGTGTCGAGTTCGTCGGGGGTGCGGGCTTCGGTGGTGATCAGGCGGGCTTCGTCTTCGGCGAAGACGCATCCTGCGGCTCGGAGCCTTTCGACGACGGTCACTGGTCTCGCAGTCTGGCGAGGATTCCGTCGAGGGCCTGGCGGACGGTGTCGGGGACGCCGTTGGTGCGCAGGTCGGTGAGGAACTGTTCGTTGAGCCCGCCGGGGGTCATGTGTTTGCCGGTGAGGGTTTCGAGGGAGCCGCTCTGCTGGACGAGGGAGTGTCCGAGCTGGCCGAAGATGTGGCTGGTGAAGGCGGTCGCCGTGGTGTCCTCGATGCCTTGGTCGGTCATCCAGGCGGCGATGGTGCCGAGGTAGTCGAGGTGGGCGGCGAAGGTGGCCGTGGCGCCACTGAAGACGTCGAGGT is a genomic window containing:
- a CDS encoding glycerophosphodiester phosphodiesterase translates to MPKPFPYLADPLPRAFAHRGWHLGDLEGLENSLPAFQQAVTEGYRYLETDVHATSDGVVVVHHDASLDRTTDGAGLISRQTWAQLRTVKVGGRAPLSRLEDVLEELPEARFNIDVKSNEAVGPFVRAIERTGAYDRVAAASFSDARLARIRKLAGPKLVTAMGPRSVAVMWANGFLPLVSLRALSRGAMAQVPVRQGRLKVVDRAFLRQATRGGFEVHTWTVDDPAEMRLLLDLGVHGIVTDRPDLLRDVLRERGVWPS
- a CDS encoding RNA polymerase-binding protein RbpA, which gives rise to MADRVLRGSRLGAVSYETDRNHDLAPRRTVRYACPKNHEFEVPFSDDAEIPSVWECRLHGSESEIVDGGQPEQKKVKPPRTHWDMLLERRSIPELEDLLNERLAELKGRRTTRSA
- a CDS encoding MFS transporter, with product MTVAVTRERKRVWRAWYLYDWANSPFYSSVITVFGALYLSEVASADAKANFTLNGDRACTDSSGASSTLQNCDVSLFGLEFPAGSLWGYLLSIATVTQVLVLPIAGAIADRSRHKRRILGGFAFLGAVASALMFFIAGTNWEVGVWTFILANIGYGGALVVYYSFLVDIAEPDERDAVSSKGWAFGYLGGGLALALQLGFFLGHEAFGVSESLAVRICFLTSGIWWAVFTIPAVRALPQTHVPKSGERGLSVLTAGFKELKRTIKDARAYPLTLAFLGSYLVFTDGITTVVAVSAQYGKDELKYSTQVLIVTILVIQFLAYAGAMIHGAIAARIGAKKTILGSLVAWVAVLCFAFFIQSGQPLQFYAVAVGIGLVLGGTNALSRSLFGQMIPEGKDAQYFSLYVVGERGTSWLGPLLFAAVGQITGSFRYAIIALVIFFVLGFVFVWLVPVRRAIEAAGNRPPAVL
- a CDS encoding thymidine kinase — translated: MTVLKESGPDPTDALSSVPVAGSRRGVPVVGKLKFCYGPMDCGKSTLALQIDHNHARQGRRGMVLVRHDRSGEPQITSRIGLTRKAIEVGNETDLRLLVREQWAAGRHVDYLIVDEAQFLSPDQVDQLAELADDVQIDVYCFGIATDFRSVLFPGAARLFELADELQPVQVEVLCWCGQTGRFNARVSDGEVLRAGDTVVVADTEQMVVETSSASRSEGEPNTVRYQVLCRRHFRLGDLGPTSAQHGQLRLT
- a CDS encoding putative protein N(5)-glutamine methyltransferase, encoding MTVVERLRAAGCVFAEDEARLITTEARTPDELDTMVQRRIDGEPLEVILGWAEFHGLRITVEPGVFVPRQRSELLVRHAVTLAGPEAVVLDLCCGTGALGAAIAAELGDIRLYAADIEPAAVRCARINVAQARGEVFEGDLYTPLPSTLRGRVDILVVNAPYVPTDAIAMMPPEARDHEPRVALDGGHDGVDVHRRVAAEAPQWLAPGGHLLIETGESQAVSTAEAMAHNGLIPEVVTDEALYATIVVGARV
- a CDS encoding class I SAM-dependent methyltransferase; this encodes MTDYLQTTRTAYDTVAADYAELLRDHLAGSTWDRAVLGAYAELVQAAGGGRVAEIGCGPGRITEYLHQLGLDIHGVDLSPEMVAVARKSYPHLDFQVGEMPGLSIEDGALAGVVAWYSIIHTPRERLPEIFADFHRILAPGGHLLVAFQVGDEIRHIEHAYGHDITCDAYRLPPEKITEQLGEAKFSVLSTLVREPSEEFESTPQAYLIARKQ
- a CDS encoding class I SAM-dependent methyltransferase, encoding MSESAAVRVDPSNERMLMAWDGDDGALWAKRAQRFNDGVAAYRDTFFAAAGIRPTDHVLDVGCGAGQTTRDAARFASDGSALGVDLSGEMLVLARRLAEEEGVPNVSFAQVDAQIHPFAEARFDVVISRHGSMFFGTPLAAFSNLARATRPGGRVVLLTWQPLRLNEWITTFRTIFAAGRAVPSSDLALSDPAETERLLVSAGYSDVRCTAVNKPMYFGRDVDDAAEFIVEQHGGRLSDLDEAARAAAVDALRADLAEHQTDRGVFYGSAAWLVEARRP
- a CDS encoding DUF4303 domain-containing protein codes for the protein MIPPEADLADALTTATRAAVADLFRDNPGHTFYYITLTTPGEAFGPALSAWSHEALVQRPDAEDVRYFYADSPFSIVGEEHLKPVRELFAARPEVFDIADDDASDAEFDLRLRVVETALRRLSDEGLFGVGEARENVLVLAEVVPDDEENVARARRLNPPGPALNAWLAYWA
- a CDS encoding tyrosine-type recombinase/integrase — encoded protein: MRYKMFMRVSEAQQAFFAARRPRKDSPHTTDAYRRDLAGITALLLRELDRSPDELTVEMLTAQALRNAFGAFADTHAKSSVLRAWSTWNQFLTFCVSDGLLAGNPMGAVARPKAPPLTPKPLRGEETPEQLLAAAADGSRRTRDPWPERDVLVIALGLVAGLRAAEMRALTARSLVGRQGEMRLHVHGKGSRDRSIPVQPIMEKIIEEYLASCRRRFPQQRFGPSTPLLRDRAGEPIGRGALEYLVKSCYRWAGLHDRVPVGANLHALRHTFATRLAEDGATASEIMALLGHASLATSQNYIEATGREQRAAAASNRTYRALDGIV
- a CDS encoding transglycosylase family protein — its product is MARTLLLALAVTGLQIATTGSAAADPHGSHWAKLRMCESSGRYNINTGNGYYGAYQFDLPTWRSVGGQGRPDQATPREQDYRALYLYRMRGWQPWECAGKLGFRNDSDGRSKRVPSYADSAYIGGGGQPAPPPAPKPKPTPPAPPGGPKPAWPGVVYAYGDCAPPLKQFQLRMNAFGYGFTGTGCYYDKTREAVLALQRANGINDSGRLGPKTWDAAWNGKAPR
- a CDS encoding VOC family protein; translation: MEFYRQVLGGKLEIGTIADFGSPDSPNADKVIHAQLDTPHGYTLMACDVDGQVEDVPHSPGNNVAVYLGGDGELRGHFEKLSVGGAVTMPLEKQVWGDEAGALVDKFGITWMVNIANATSRRAGPDAG